One Maribacter sp. HTCC2170 genomic window, AGATGAAAAACTAAAAATTGCTGATATCGTGTTTGATTAGGATTCATATGTTACTTTAGGTCAAATTTCCATAATTTTATAGTTATAAATTACTACGAATGACCATTACCCAATTGCAATATGTTCTGGCCGTTGCCGAATATCAAAATTTTACGCTGGCTGCCCAAAAAAGCTTCGTTACACAGCCCACACTTAGTATGCAGGTTCAAAAACTTGAAGATGAGTTGGATGTTCTGATTTTTGATCGCAGTAAAAAGCCAATTTCAATCACAGAAGTAGGAAAAAAAATAGTCGCACAGGCCAAGAATATTGTGAACGAAGCGGAACGCATTAAAGATATTGTTGACCAGGAAAAGGGATTCATTGGTGGTGATTACACCCTAGGTATCATCCCCACGATAATGCCCACCTTATTACCCATGTTCCTTAAGAGTTTCATTAATAAGTACCCAAAAGTAAATCTGATCATTAAGGAACAGAGTACCGAAAATATGATTCGGAACATTCAGGATGGACATTTAGATGCTGGAATAGCCGCAACGCCCTTGGAAATTGAGTTCATTAAAGAACGTCCTTTATACTATGAGCCATTTGTAGGTTATGTTCCAAACAATCATAGATTGGCAAATACATCTAATCTAAATCCAGAAGACCTAGACATATCAGATATTTTACTTTTAAAAGATGGGCATTGTTTTAGAGACGGAGTGATTAACATATGTAATGCACCCAAAGACTATGGTGAGGAGCATTTTCAATTGCAAAGTGGCAGTTTTGAAACTTTGGTCAATTTATCAAACGAAGGTCTTGGAATGACCTTATTACCTTATTTGAACACTTTGGAATTGGACGAAGGCAAAAAACAAAATCTAAAGTATTTTAATAAACCTTCGCCTGCGAGGGAAGTTAGCTTAATCTACCACAAGAGTGAATTAAAAATTCAAATAACCGAAGCTATTAGAGATGTTATTGCCGGAATAGTAAGAGGCGCAATTGCATTCCAGGACGTTAAGATAATTAGCCCCATCAATAAATAAAACTTAATTCAAGGGTCTGTATCTATAAGAACATTCTTCAATACAGCCAATAAAACCAAGGGTTAGTTTCCCATCCTCAAACCACATATTGTAGCTAGGGTTTCGTTGTTCTGAGTCGCACAGGTATTGAAATGACAATTGGTCATCTTTTATACTAAAAGTGCCTATTATGACCTCACTACATTGTTTTGTGTTCGAAAGCTCAAAAGTACCATTGCTTTTGAAATCATAAATTTCGCCATTAGTAACACTAGACCAGTCCACTATACCACCCGGGCTTATTTTAGTTGCATCCAATTGCCATTGACCAATAATTTCATAATCAATTTCAACATCATTGATATCTTTATCCGAAGAGCAAGCTAAAAACATAATAGACAAGATTGGGAGTATGTTCTTCATAGAATGAGACTTTGCTGTAAGAGGCAGAGAAGCAAATTAGGTTGCTTATTTTCATAAAAAAACCACCCTTTCGAGTGGTTTAGTATTATGCTTTTAAATAAATAAGACTTTCTTGTAGTTGCGGCTTATCAGTTATGAATTGTTGTAACCAGTGTTTCAATTCGTCTATTTCAGCCGGTAGTAGTCTTTCTACTGCCTTTTTCAGCTCTTTACAAAAGAGTCTTGCATCAAAACTAACTTTTTTAAGCACAGTTTTAGTGTACTCAAGCATAGCTCTTGCCATATTCCAAAATGTTTTTAATTAGTTGTTGTATTCTCTAAAGTTAACCATAAAAACACATACGATATTGTCCCCAAATCGTTAAAAATTCAATAATTAATTGTTAAAATAGTTTACCAAACTAGAAATTGGTAATTTTCCCGTTTAGAGTATGAAAAAAATCGTTGTAATACTTCTGTTTTCTTTCCTTTTTATTGGGTGCTCAAGTGCTCGTAAAAGTTTGGTCAAAAAGATTGATTCCTCAATCAATTCTGATGATTACAACAATCAGTTTACTGGGTTTTTATTAGTGGACATAGAATCCCGGGATACTATTTACAATGTAAACAGCACCAAGTACTTTACACCAGCAAGCAACACTAAAATTTTTACATTATATACATCTTTAAAACTATTGCCAGAACGCATACCAGCATTAAAGTATATAGAAAAAAAAGATACATTGTTTGTAGAGGGTACGGGAGATCCTTCTTTTTTGCACCCTTCGCTCAATGATAGTACCGC contains:
- a CDS encoding LysR substrate-binding domain-containing protein, which encodes MTITQLQYVLAVAEYQNFTLAAQKSFVTQPTLSMQVQKLEDELDVLIFDRSKKPISITEVGKKIVAQAKNIVNEAERIKDIVDQEKGFIGGDYTLGIIPTIMPTLLPMFLKSFINKYPKVNLIIKEQSTENMIRNIQDGHLDAGIAATPLEIEFIKERPLYYEPFVGYVPNNHRLANTSNLNPEDLDISDILLLKDGHCFRDGVINICNAPKDYGEEHFQLQSGSFETLVNLSNEGLGMTLLPYLNTLELDEGKKQNLKYFNKPSPAREVSLIYHKSELKIQITEAIRDVIAGIVRGAIAFQDVKIISPINK
- a CDS encoding lipocalin family protein; translated protein: MKNILPILSIMFLACSSDKDINDVEIDYEIIGQWQLDATKISPGGIVDWSSVTNGEIYDFKSNGTFELSNTKQCSEVIIGTFSIKDDQLSFQYLCDSEQRNPSYNMWFEDGKLTLGFIGCIEECSYRYRPLN